A genomic window from Arthrobacter globiformis includes:
- a CDS encoding ChaB family protein: MPKTGKNDHARKEELPSTLQRSEQKAQDTFAKTYDSALESYDNDESRAARTAFASLKHSYEKVGDHWEPKEKRGPSDQHAAEGLDSSAPTTGGVDANASKEHLYKLAQELNVEGRSKMDKDELVEALQKANDAATRKARGD, encoded by the coding sequence ATGCCCAAGACTGGCAAGAACGATCACGCCCGCAAGGAAGAGCTTCCCTCGACCCTGCAGCGTTCGGAACAGAAAGCCCAGGACACTTTCGCCAAGACCTACGATTCGGCGCTGGAGTCCTATGACAATGACGAGAGCCGGGCTGCCCGGACGGCCTTCGCATCCCTAAAGCACAGCTACGAAAAGGTGGGCGACCACTGGGAACCGAAGGAGAAGCGCGGCCCCTCTGATCAGCATGCGGCGGAGGGACTGGACTCATCGGCGCCCACTACGGGCGGCGTGGACGCGAACGCCTCGAAGGAGCACCTGTACAAGCTGGCCCAGGAACTGAACGTCGAAGGACGTTCGAAGATGGACAAGGACGAACTTGTCGAGGCGCTCCAGAAGGCCAACGATGCCGCCACCCGCAAGGCGCGGGGCGACTGA
- a CDS encoding GlxA family transcriptional regulator, giving the protein MPDVVAFDLAIPAQVFGHEDERKLYSFSVCAAEPGLVPTTTRYAIHAAAGLDALLSADTIVVPGFSPLNDPPASVCEALREAAAKGARVVSVCTGAFVLAAAGLLDGKRATTHWKNAQRLQTLHPAIAVDAGVLYIDEGGVSTSAGVAAGIDLCLYLVRKDHGTEAANRIARRMVVAPHREGGQAQFIERPVAAPLTHFAETCAWARQQLAEPLTVVDMAVHAGWAPSSFARKFLADAGTTPLRWLTSQRIAEASRLLETTDLTVQAVAARTGLGTAANFRLHFMRELNTTPSSYRRLYQGQNRRVSRES; this is encoded by the coding sequence TTGCCGGACGTCGTCGCCTTTGACCTTGCGATTCCAGCGCAGGTTTTCGGCCATGAGGACGAGCGGAAACTGTACTCTTTCAGTGTCTGCGCCGCCGAACCCGGCCTGGTCCCGACCACAACCAGGTATGCCATCCACGCCGCGGCGGGACTCGACGCCCTTCTGTCAGCCGACACCATTGTTGTGCCCGGATTCAGCCCGCTCAACGACCCTCCGGCCAGTGTCTGCGAAGCACTCCGTGAGGCGGCGGCCAAGGGAGCCCGGGTGGTGTCCGTCTGCACTGGGGCTTTCGTGTTGGCGGCTGCCGGCCTCCTTGACGGGAAACGCGCCACAACGCACTGGAAAAATGCCCAGCGCCTCCAGACGCTGCACCCTGCGATCGCCGTCGACGCCGGGGTGCTGTACATCGACGAGGGCGGTGTCAGCACCAGCGCCGGCGTTGCGGCGGGCATCGATCTGTGCCTTTATCTGGTCCGCAAAGACCACGGCACGGAGGCAGCAAACCGCATCGCCCGGCGGATGGTCGTGGCCCCCCACCGCGAGGGCGGGCAGGCGCAGTTCATTGAACGCCCCGTTGCCGCGCCGCTAACCCACTTCGCAGAAACTTGCGCCTGGGCCAGACAGCAGCTGGCGGAGCCGCTGACCGTCGTCGATATGGCCGTCCACGCCGGCTGGGCGCCGAGCAGTTTCGCGCGCAAATTCCTGGCAGACGCGGGAACAACACCTCTGCGCTGGCTGACCAGCCAGCGCATTGCCGAGGCGTCCCGTCTGCTGGAGACAACCGATCTGACCGTGCAGGCAGTCGCGGCCAGAACGGGCCTGGGAACGGCCGCCAACTTCCGCCTCCACTTCATGCGTGAGCTCAACACCACCCCGTCCAGCTACCGCCGCCTCTACCAGGGACAGAACCGCCGAGTGTCCCGGGAATCCTAG
- a CDS encoding Ig-like domain-containing protein, whose product MTRARATKLSSRRPLRRQRRRVWSALLSAALAFAGLCVSGVAVADVGTIGHDTLRTGWDSNESTLSPSSVSSSNFGKLFSTVVDGQVYAQPLVVGGTVIAATENNAVYGLDSVTGATRWQRSLGPAWPASTVSCGDLTPNIGITSTPVFDPATNSVFLLAKTNDGASPQLPHWYMHSLDQATGAERPGFPVLISGAPTNDPARPFNAMTAMQRPGLLLMDGVVYAGFASHCDYTPFVGYIIGVSTSGRQTTMWATESGNANAEGGIWQSGGGLVSDGPGQILFATGNGISPKAGPGNMPPSTLAESVVRVQVGSDGNLSPTDFFSPANNLKLDQNDTDLGSGAPIAIPDGYGTAEHPHLLVQVGKDGHVYLLDRDNLGGMGQGPDGTDAVLDVAGPYNGVWGRPAFLGTADGGYLYTVENRGFLRAFKLVPSAAGEVRLASVGTSAGTFGYTSGAPAVTSSGTDGSSALVWAVYSTGGPGLNAELRAYRALPDATGSLQQVFSAPIGTAAKFSSVATDNGRVYVGTRDGHIHGFGAPTTAAVGATDTDLGTAEVGATHAGNVTITATRAVSVSSVTAGAPFGIGTSAGLTGTLQSGESLTVPVTFSPTAPGQADGTLTVKTDDGETVLLGIHGVGTRDGLGATPAALQFTDVPTLASNRQTVNIVNTGATVVEITGVTLPASAELSVDAATLPVVGQQIQPLASVPVSVMFSPTTADPVADSLVIASDRGSVTVPLAATAVSGAAHLEMPPALDFGDVPVGTSATADFTIDNTGNIPMTITKAKAPQGVFSTTTPISEGLIIPPGESAFQSVTFTPAALGQAGTLDTFYLITTDDGQGELKVMLTGNGIDDPIAVKAQQIGAGRPSSSLGRALTGQYVVADGKCQDFVTGVICWSPATGAHEVHAAVYTSYKAAGGAAGMLGFPTTDVKITPDGVGRYSHFSGAGGASIYWSPKSGAHEVHGEIRVKWASLGWEKGVLGYPTTDVAATADGLDQHSDFSGSGGASIYWSPKTGAHEIHGAIRTKWAALGSEKGPLGYPTTDEKTTPDAVGRYTDFSGSGGASIYWSPKTGAHEIHGAIRTKWAALGSEKGPLGYPTTDEKATPDRIGRYTDFSGSGGASIYWSPKTGAHEIHGAIRTKWAALGSEKGPLGYPTTDEKATPDRIGRFTHFSGSGGASIYWSPKTGAHEIHGAIRTKWAALGSEKGPLGYPTTDEKATPDRIGRFTHFSGSGGASIYWSPKTGAHEIHGAIRAKWASLGWEKGRLGYPVTDEYSVPVGRASDFRGGRLVWTARTGVVSG is encoded by the coding sequence TTGACTCGCGCCAGGGCTACAAAGCTGTCCTCTCGGCGCCCGCTGCGGCGGCAACGCCGCCGCGTCTGGAGTGCCCTTCTGTCGGCAGCACTTGCATTCGCCGGGCTGTGCGTCAGCGGAGTCGCCGTCGCGGACGTCGGGACGATTGGCCACGATACGCTTCGGACCGGATGGGATAGCAACGAGAGCACGCTCTCGCCGTCGTCCGTCTCGTCCTCGAACTTCGGCAAGCTGTTCTCCACGGTGGTGGACGGGCAGGTCTACGCCCAGCCACTCGTGGTCGGCGGCACCGTGATTGCCGCGACGGAAAACAACGCCGTTTACGGGCTGGACAGTGTCACGGGGGCGACGAGGTGGCAGCGTTCCCTCGGGCCGGCATGGCCGGCGTCGACCGTGAGCTGCGGTGACCTCACGCCCAACATCGGAATCACGTCCACGCCGGTCTTCGACCCGGCGACAAACAGTGTCTTCCTGCTGGCGAAGACAAACGACGGAGCCAGCCCGCAGCTCCCGCACTGGTATATGCACTCCCTCGACCAGGCGACCGGGGCAGAGCGGCCCGGGTTCCCTGTCCTCATCAGCGGCGCCCCGACCAACGACCCGGCCCGCCCCTTCAATGCAATGACCGCCATGCAGCGGCCCGGACTGCTGCTTATGGACGGGGTGGTGTACGCGGGGTTCGCCAGCCACTGCGACTACACCCCATTCGTCGGCTACATCATCGGCGTGTCCACCAGCGGACGGCAGACAACGATGTGGGCCACGGAGTCAGGGAACGCCAACGCCGAGGGCGGGATCTGGCAGTCCGGCGGAGGACTGGTATCCGACGGTCCCGGTCAAATCCTGTTCGCCACCGGGAACGGCATCTCCCCGAAGGCTGGACCGGGCAACATGCCTCCCAGCACCCTGGCGGAATCGGTGGTCAGGGTCCAGGTGGGAAGTGACGGCAATCTGAGCCCAACGGACTTCTTCAGCCCTGCCAACAACCTCAAGCTGGACCAGAACGACACCGATCTGGGTTCCGGGGCCCCGATTGCCATTCCTGACGGCTATGGCACGGCCGAGCACCCGCACCTGCTGGTCCAGGTCGGCAAAGACGGTCACGTCTACCTGCTGGACCGGGACAATCTGGGCGGCATGGGGCAGGGGCCGGACGGGACCGATGCAGTCCTCGACGTGGCCGGACCGTACAACGGGGTCTGGGGACGGCCCGCATTCCTCGGGACGGCGGACGGCGGGTATCTCTACACCGTCGAGAACAGGGGGTTCCTGCGCGCGTTCAAGCTTGTGCCGAGCGCCGCGGGCGAGGTCAGGCTCGCCTCCGTCGGAACGTCCGCAGGCACCTTCGGGTACACGTCCGGCGCGCCCGCGGTGACCTCGTCCGGCACGGACGGGTCCTCCGCCCTTGTCTGGGCGGTCTACTCCACGGGCGGGCCCGGGCTGAACGCGGAACTGCGGGCCTACCGTGCCCTCCCGGATGCCACCGGGTCCCTTCAGCAGGTGTTCAGCGCCCCGATAGGGACAGCCGCCAAGTTCTCCTCGGTGGCCACCGACAACGGCCGGGTGTACGTCGGCACCCGCGACGGCCATATTCATGGCTTCGGCGCCCCGACAACTGCAGCCGTGGGCGCGACAGACACCGACCTGGGCACGGCCGAGGTGGGCGCCACCCACGCCGGCAACGTCACGATCACCGCCACCCGGGCGGTGTCGGTCAGTTCCGTCACAGCCGGGGCGCCGTTCGGGATCGGAACTTCGGCCGGCCTGACCGGGACGCTGCAGAGCGGCGAAAGCCTGACCGTACCGGTGACCTTCTCGCCGACGGCTCCCGGGCAGGCTGACGGCACGCTGACAGTTAAGACGGACGACGGTGAGACCGTGCTCCTGGGCATCCACGGCGTCGGCACCCGGGACGGCCTGGGCGCCACCCCGGCCGCGCTCCAGTTCACCGACGTGCCGACCCTGGCGAGCAACCGGCAAACTGTCAACATCGTCAACACCGGTGCCACCGTCGTCGAAATCACCGGCGTCACCCTGCCGGCCAGCGCGGAGCTGAGCGTCGACGCGGCCACGCTGCCGGTGGTGGGCCAGCAGATCCAGCCCCTCGCCTCGGTTCCGGTGTCTGTGATGTTCAGCCCCACGACGGCGGACCCGGTGGCCGACTCCCTGGTCATCGCCAGTGACCGCGGTTCCGTGACCGTGCCGCTCGCCGCGACCGCCGTGTCCGGGGCGGCGCACCTTGAGATGCCGCCCGCGCTGGACTTCGGGGACGTCCCGGTGGGAACATCGGCCACGGCGGATTTCACCATAGACAACACGGGCAATATCCCGATGACGATCACCAAGGCGAAGGCGCCGCAGGGTGTCTTCTCGACCACCACGCCCATCTCCGAGGGCCTCATCATCCCGCCGGGGGAGTCTGCCTTCCAGAGCGTGACCTTCACGCCGGCGGCGCTGGGGCAGGCCGGCACGCTGGACACGTTCTACCTGATCACCACGGATGACGGCCAGGGCGAGCTGAAGGTCATGCTCACTGGCAACGGCATCGACGACCCAATCGCAGTCAAGGCACAACAGATCGGCGCCGGCCGCCCCTCGTCGTCCCTCGGGCGGGCGCTCACCGGGCAGTACGTCGTTGCGGATGGAAAGTGCCAGGATTTTGTCACCGGGGTGATCTGCTGGTCGCCGGCCACAGGTGCACATGAGGTCCATGCCGCGGTCTACACCAGCTACAAGGCCGCGGGCGGCGCCGCGGGCATGCTCGGTTTCCCGACCACCGACGTGAAGATCACCCCGGACGGGGTGGGGCGGTACAGCCACTTCTCCGGGGCGGGCGGGGCGTCGATCTACTGGTCGCCGAAGAGCGGTGCGCATGAGGTGCACGGTGAGATCCGGGTCAAGTGGGCGTCGCTGGGCTGGGAGAAGGGCGTGCTCGGCTATCCGACCACCGACGTGGCGGCAACCGCGGACGGGCTGGATCAGCACAGCGACTTCTCCGGTTCGGGTGGAGCCTCAATCTACTGGTCGCCCAAGACAGGCGCGCATGAGATCCACGGTGCGATCCGGACCAAATGGGCGGCCCTGGGCTCGGAGAAAGGCCCGCTCGGCTACCCAACCACCGACGAGAAGACCACGCCGGACGCGGTGGGCCGCTACACCGACTTCTCCGGTTCGGGCGGAGCCTCAATCTACTGGTCGCCCAAGACAGGAGCGCATGAGATCCACGGTGCGATCCGGACCAAATGGGCGGCCCTGGGCTCGGAGAAAGGCCCGCTCGGCTACCCAACCACCGACGAGAAAGCCACGCCGGATCGGATCGGCCGCTACACCGACTTCTCCGGTTCGGGCGGAGCCTCAATCTACTGGTCGCCCAAGACAGGCGCGCATGAGATCCACGGTGCGATCCGGACCAAATGGGCGGCCCTGGGCTCGGAGAAAGGCCCGCTCGGCTACCCAACCACCGACGAGAAAGCCACGCCGGATCGGATCGGCCGGTTCACCCACTTCTCCGGTTCGGGCGGGGCCTCAATCTACTGGTCGCCCAAGACAGGCGCGCATGAGATCCACGGTGCGATCCGGACCAAATGGGCGGCCCTGGGCTCGGAGAAAGGCCCGCTCGGCTACCCAACCACCGACGAGAAAGCCACGCCGGATCGGATCGGCCGGTTCACCCACTTCTCCGGTTCGGGCGGGGCCTCAATCTACTGGTCGCCCAAGACAGGCGCGCATGAGATCCATGGTGCGATCCGGGCCAAGTGGGCATCACTGGGCTGGGAGAAGGGCCGGCTCGGATATCCAGTCACAGACGAGTACTCGGTCCCTGTGGGCCGGGCATCGGATTTCCGCGGCGGTCGGCTGGTCTGGACGGCGCGGACAGGAGTAGTTAGCGGATAG
- a CDS encoding helicase associated domain-containing protein translates to MTVVILVTLGTFGFSAVAIDVASVATVGVGVGVGVATAAVVVAGAAAEEVPGEAEPVDWVEGAEQPARSTAEPRAEADEARWQGRLTALIAYRAAGHDWPRHKATITGEEHELGVWLHTQRFKQRRGELELGRADALDAGVPGWRAGRPRGRQPLGRS, encoded by the coding sequence GTGACGGTCGTGATCTTGGTGACGCTGGGAACCTTTGGCTTCAGTGCAGTGGCGATTGATGTCGCGTCGGTGGCCACTGTGGGCGTAGGTGTCGGAGTCGGCGTAGCGACAGCTGCTGTCGTGGTCGCCGGAGCGGCAGCCGAGGAAGTACCGGGCGAGGCGGAGCCGGTGGACTGGGTGGAGGGCGCCGAGCAGCCAGCAAGAAGTACTGCCGAGCCGCGCGCCGAGGCAGATGAGGCCAGATGGCAGGGGCGTCTGACGGCACTGATCGCCTACCGGGCGGCGGGTCACGACTGGCCGAGGCACAAGGCCACCATCACCGGAGAAGAGCACGAACTTGGTGTCTGGCTGCACACCCAGCGGTTCAAGCAGCGCCGCGGCGAGCTCGAGCTGGGGAGGGCTGACGCCTTGGACGCTGGCGTGCCGGGGTGGCGGGCAGGGAGGCCGCGCGGCCGACAGCCCCTAGGCAGATCCTGA
- a CDS encoding VOC family protein: MTQRWHASSVSSTLQRFIVGKPAARITAAVCIGSFWARTGYDASMTGDASGPIDGARYGHTNLIARDWRRLSDWYVRLFGCTPVPPERDYSGPDLERGTAVPKAALQGVHLRLPGHGDDGPTLEIYTFATTDGASEGGIDRPGFRHIAFAVADVHTARRRVLDEGGSAVGEVVTLTTADGRRVTWCYVTDPEGNAVELQSWAPPA, from the coding sequence ATGACGCAACGTTGGCATGCATCCAGCGTCTCGTCAACACTGCAGCGTTTCATTGTCGGCAAGCCCGCGGCCAGGATCACAGCGGCCGTCTGCATCGGTTCATTCTGGGCCCGCACTGGGTACGATGCGTCCATGACTGGTGACGCAAGTGGACCCATCGATGGCGCACGATACGGGCACACGAATCTGATCGCGCGCGACTGGCGCCGCCTCTCCGACTGGTACGTGCGACTCTTCGGATGCACGCCGGTTCCGCCGGAGCGCGACTACTCGGGGCCCGACCTCGAGCGGGGCACCGCCGTGCCGAAAGCCGCCCTCCAGGGCGTGCATCTGCGGCTGCCCGGGCATGGCGATGACGGCCCGACGCTCGAGATCTACACGTTCGCCACGACGGACGGAGCGTCGGAAGGGGGCATTGACCGGCCGGGCTTCCGCCACATCGCCTTCGCGGTCGCGGACGTCCACACCGCTCGACGCCGCGTCCTCGATGAGGGCGGGAGCGCGGTCGGCGAGGTCGTCACCCTCACGACAGCCGACGGGCGCCGGGTCACCTGGTGCTACGTCACCGATCCCGAGGGCAACGCCGTCGAGCTGCAGAGCTGGGCGCCACCGGCTTGA
- a CDS encoding carbon-nitrogen hydrolase family protein yields the protein MSTGTVRIAAIQATPVILDAEASVSKALHLLNEASDQGVKLAVFPETFIPLYPSGAWAYQAARFDGFDEMWTRLWANSVDVPGPQIDRFIKACAEHDIYCVLGVNERESARPGSLYNTMILLGPEGLLWKHRKLMPTMHERLFHGVGYGQDLNVIDTPVGRVGGLICWENRMPLARYEIYRQGVQIWAAPTADDSEGWISTMSHIAIESGAFVVSAPQYIPRSAFPDDFPVQLPDDGKALGRGGAAIFEPLNGRAIAGPLYDQEGIVVADVDLGRSMTAKRIFDVVGHYSREDVLYPPAPTNHATDGPAFGSRTRPPLGN from the coding sequence ATGTCCACAGGAACTGTGCGCATCGCTGCCATCCAGGCCACCCCGGTAATCCTCGATGCGGAGGCATCGGTGTCAAAGGCGCTCCATCTCCTGAACGAGGCATCAGACCAGGGCGTGAAGCTCGCGGTTTTTCCTGAAACGTTCATCCCCCTGTACCCGTCCGGGGCATGGGCTTACCAAGCGGCCCGGTTCGACGGATTTGATGAGATGTGGACCCGTCTCTGGGCCAACTCTGTCGACGTCCCCGGCCCCCAAATCGACCGTTTCATCAAGGCATGTGCCGAGCACGACATCTACTGCGTGCTTGGAGTGAACGAACGGGAATCTGCTAGGCCCGGAAGTCTCTACAACACAATGATCTTGCTTGGTCCTGAGGGTTTGCTCTGGAAACATCGCAAGTTGATGCCCACGATGCACGAACGCCTTTTCCACGGCGTCGGTTACGGACAGGACCTGAATGTCATCGATACTCCAGTCGGGAGGGTTGGCGGCCTCATCTGTTGGGAGAACCGCATGCCTCTTGCTCGATATGAGATCTATCGTCAAGGCGTGCAGATCTGGGCGGCTCCGACGGCCGATGACTCTGAGGGCTGGATCTCCACGATGAGTCACATAGCGATCGAATCCGGCGCGTTCGTGGTCTCGGCCCCTCAATACATCCCTCGGTCTGCGTTTCCCGATGACTTCCCGGTTCAGTTGCCAGACGATGGTAAGGCGCTCGGACGAGGTGGAGCGGCGATCTTCGAGCCACTTAACGGCCGTGCCATAGCAGGTCCTCTCTATGATCAGGAAGGGATCGTTGTCGCAGACGTCGACCTTGGTCGCTCCATGACCGCGAAGCGAATTTTCGACGTCGTGGGGCACTACAGTCGTGAAGACGTCCTCTACCCGCCGGCCCCAACCAACCACGCTACGGATGGCCCAGCATTTGGGTCGCGGACTCGACCTCCCCTTGGGAACTAG
- the nrdF gene encoding class 1b ribonucleoside-diphosphate reductase subunit beta, which yields MTEKVKLLSHVEAINWNRIQDDKDVEVWNRLVNNFWLPEKVPLSNDVQSWNTLTPAEQQLTMRVFTGLTLLDTIQGTVGAVSLIPDALTPHEEAVYTNIAFMEAVHAKSYSSIFSTLCSTKEIDDAFRWSTENENLQKKAQIVMDYYQGDDPLKRKVASTLLESFLFYSGFYLPMYWSSRAKLTNTADLIRLIIRDEAVHGYYIGYKFQKGLERVSEARRQEIKDYTFELLFELYENEVQYTHDLYDGVGLAEDVKKFLHYNANKALMNLGYEAMFPASVTDVNPAILSALSPNADENHDFFSGSGSSYVIGKAVNTEDEDWDF from the coding sequence ATGACCGAGAAGGTCAAGCTGCTGAGCCACGTCGAGGCCATCAACTGGAACCGCATCCAGGACGACAAGGACGTAGAGGTCTGGAACCGCCTCGTCAACAACTTCTGGTTGCCGGAGAAGGTGCCGCTGTCCAATGACGTCCAGTCGTGGAACACGCTGACCCCGGCCGAACAGCAGCTGACCATGCGCGTGTTCACCGGCCTGACGCTGCTGGACACCATCCAGGGCACCGTCGGCGCCGTCAGCCTGATCCCGGACGCGCTTACCCCGCACGAAGAGGCCGTGTACACCAACATCGCCTTCATGGAGGCTGTGCACGCCAAGAGCTACTCCTCGATCTTCTCCACCCTGTGCTCCACCAAGGAGATCGACGACGCCTTCCGCTGGTCCACCGAGAACGAGAACCTTCAGAAGAAGGCCCAGATCGTCATGGACTACTACCAGGGCGACGACCCCCTGAAGCGCAAGGTGGCCTCCACGCTGCTGGAGAGCTTCCTGTTCTACTCCGGCTTCTACCTGCCGATGTACTGGTCCTCGCGCGCCAAGCTGACGAACACGGCCGACCTGATCCGCCTGATCATCCGCGATGAGGCCGTGCACGGCTACTACATCGGCTATAAGTTCCAGAAGGGCCTGGAGAGGGTTTCCGAGGCACGCCGGCAGGAGATCAAGGACTACACCTTCGAGCTGCTCTTCGAGCTGTACGAAAACGAAGTCCAGTACACGCACGACCTCTACGACGGCGTCGGCCTGGCCGAGGACGTCAAGAAGTTCCTGCACTACAACGCCAACAAGGCCCTGATGAACCTGGGCTACGAGGCCATGTTCCCGGCCTCCGTCACCGACGTGAACCCGGCGATCCTGTCGGCCCTGTCGCCGAACGCCGATGAGAACCACGACTTCTTCTCGGGGTCGGGCTCCTCGTACGTCATTGGCAAGGCGGTCAACACCGAGGACGAGGACTGGGACTTCTAG
- the nrdE gene encoding class 1b ribonucleoside-diphosphate reductase subunit alpha, which produces MDTAVEKQEKPALPTAYKGLGYHELNAMLNLYGPNGEIQFEADREAAHQYFLQHVNNNTVFFHDLEEKLDYLVKNQYYERETLDQYTMNFIRDLFNRAYKKKFRFETFLGAFKFYTSYTLKTFDGKRFLERYEDRVCMVALHLARGNEQLALQMVDEIIEGRFQPATPTFLNAGKKQRGELVSCFLLRIEDNMESIGRSINSALQLSKRGGGVAFALTNIREVGAPIKQIENQSSGVIPVMKLLEDSFSYANQLGARQGAGAVYLHAHHPDIYRFLDTKRENADEKIRIKTLSLGVVIPDITFELAKKDEDMYLFSPYDVERVYGMPFSDVSVTEKYYEMVDDSRIKKTKIKAREFFQTLAEIQFESGYPYIMFEDTVNRENPIDGKIIMSNLCSEILQVSQPTTYHDDLSYDETGKDISCNLGSLNIAKTMDSPDFGLTIETAIRSLSAVSDMSNITSVPSIARGNDQSHAIGLGQMNLHGYLARERVHYGSEEGLDFTNIYFYSVVFHAVRASNLLAIETGQMFGGFEKSKYASGEFFDKYTEQEWVPQTEKVRELFKDVHIPTQDDWRELKASVVEHGIYNQNLQAVPPTGSISYINNSTSSIHPVASKIEIRKEGKIGRVYYPAPYLTNDNLEYYQDAYEIGYEKIIDTYAAATQHVDQGLSLTLFFKDTATTRDINKAQIYAWRKGIKTIYYIRLRQLALEGTEVEGCVSCML; this is translated from the coding sequence ATGGACACGGCTGTTGAAAAGCAGGAGAAGCCGGCGCTCCCCACTGCCTATAAGGGCCTGGGCTACCACGAGCTGAACGCAATGCTGAACCTGTACGGTCCGAACGGCGAGATCCAGTTCGAGGCTGACCGCGAGGCTGCGCACCAGTACTTCCTGCAGCACGTGAACAACAACACGGTCTTCTTCCATGACCTCGAGGAGAAGCTCGACTACCTGGTGAAGAACCAGTACTACGAGCGCGAAACCCTCGACCAGTACACGATGAACTTCATCCGTGACCTGTTCAACCGCGCCTACAAGAAGAAGTTCCGCTTCGAGACCTTCCTGGGCGCCTTCAAGTTCTACACGTCCTACACGCTGAAGACGTTCGACGGCAAGCGCTTCCTGGAGCGCTACGAGGACCGCGTGTGCATGGTCGCACTGCACCTGGCCCGTGGCAACGAGCAGCTTGCCCTGCAGATGGTGGACGAAATCATCGAGGGCCGCTTCCAGCCGGCCACCCCGACGTTCCTGAACGCCGGCAAGAAGCAGCGCGGCGAGCTGGTCTCCTGCTTCCTGCTCCGCATCGAGGACAACATGGAGTCGATCGGCCGCTCCATCAACTCCGCGCTGCAGCTGTCCAAGCGCGGCGGCGGTGTGGCGTTCGCGCTGACCAACATCCGCGAAGTCGGTGCGCCGATCAAGCAGATCGAGAACCAGTCCTCCGGCGTCATCCCCGTGATGAAGCTCCTCGAAGACAGCTTCTCCTACGCCAACCAGCTCGGTGCCCGCCAGGGCGCCGGTGCCGTGTACCTGCACGCCCACCACCCGGACATCTACCGGTTCCTGGACACCAAGCGTGAGAACGCGGACGAGAAGATCCGCATCAAGACCCTCTCGCTCGGCGTCGTCATCCCGGACATCACCTTCGAGCTGGCCAAGAAGGACGAGGACATGTACCTGTTCTCGCCGTACGACGTCGAACGCGTCTACGGGATGCCGTTCTCCGACGTCTCGGTCACCGAGAAGTACTACGAGATGGTGGACGATTCCCGGATCAAGAAGACCAAGATCAAGGCGCGCGAGTTCTTCCAGACCCTCGCCGAGATCCAGTTCGAATCCGGCTACCCGTACATCATGTTCGAGGACACCGTTAACCGGGAAAACCCGATCGACGGCAAGATCATCATGTCCAACCTCTGCTCGGAGATCCTCCAGGTCTCGCAGCCCACGACGTACCACGATGACCTGTCCTACGACGAGACCGGCAAGGACATCTCCTGCAACCTGGGCTCCCTGAACATCGCGAAGACGATGGATTCGCCGGACTTCGGCCTGACCATCGAGACGGCCATCCGTTCGCTCTCCGCGGTCTCGGACATGTCCAACATCACCTCGGTGCCGTCCATCGCCCGCGGCAACGACCAGTCGCATGCCATCGGCCTGGGCCAGATGAATCTGCACGGCTACCTGGCGCGGGAGCGGGTCCACTATGGCTCCGAAGAGGGCCTGGACTTCACTAACATCTACTTCTATTCCGTGGTGTTCCACGCCGTCCGCGCGTCGAACCTGCTTGCCATCGAGACCGGGCAGATGTTCGGCGGCTTCGAGAAGTCCAAGTACGCCTCGGGTGAGTTCTTCGACAAGTACACGGAGCAGGAGTGGGTGCCGCAGACCGAGAAGGTCAGGGAGCTCTTCAAGGACGTGCACATCCCCACGCAGGATGACTGGCGCGAACTGAAGGCCTCCGTCGTGGAGCACGGCATCTATAACCAGAACCTGCAGGCCGTTCCGCCGACCGGTTCGATCTCCTACATCAACAACTCCACCTCCTCGATCCACCCGGTGGCGTCCAAGATTGAGATCCGCAAGGAAGGCAAGATCGGCCGGGTGTACTACCCGGCGCCGTACCTGACGAACGACAACCTGGAGTACTACCAGGATGCGTACGAGATCGGCTACGAGAAGATCATCGACACCTACGCCGCGGCCACGCAGCACGTGGACCAGGGCCTGTCGCTGACGCTGTTCTTCAAGGACACCGCCACCACCCGAGACATCAACAAGGCCCAGATCTACGCCTGGCGCAAGGGCATCAAGACCATCTACTACATCCGTCTCCGCCAGCTCGCGCTGGAAGGGACGGAGGTTGAGGGCTGCGTCAGCTGCATGCTGTAA